A genomic window from Neoarius graeffei isolate fNeoGra1 chromosome 5, fNeoGra1.pri, whole genome shotgun sequence includes:
- the mal2 gene encoding protein MAL2, producing the protein MAEATNPAATSFPAPTITLPLGPDIIRTYSGALICMEILFGGLVWILVASSNIPVPLLQGWVMFVSVTAFCCSTAYLTLFLSGLADRINTNWNFMDMMYHLVALIFYFSAFVLEAATTSGVYKQNVNNTVCVLRPSTNIITFMDFRQYSINVVATIFAFVVTVCYGFSMFMGFKRWRK; encoded by the exons ATGGCAGAAGCGACGAATCCGGCGGCCACCTCGTTCCCTGCGCCCACCATTACCCTGCCGCTGGGGCCGGACATCATCCGGACCTACTCTGGAGCTCTGATCTGCATGGAGATT CTCTTCGGGGGTTTGGTTTGGATTCTTGTGGCCTCCTCGAACATCCCTGTGCCTCTGCTCCAGGGTTGGGTCATGTTTGTGTCTGTTACTGCGTTCTGTTGCTCCACAGCCTACCTCACCCTCTTCCTGTCCGGCCTAGCAGACCGAATCAACACCAACTGGAACTTCATG GATATGATGTACCACCTGGTTGCTCTGATCTTCTATTTCTCTGCCTTTGTGCTGGAAGCTGCGACAACATCTGGAGTGTATAAGCAGAATGTGAACAACACAGTGTGTGTCCTCAGACCCAGCACGAACATCATCACCTTCATGGATTTCCGACAGTACAGTATTAACGTGGTGGCGACG ATCTTTGCATTCGTCGTGACCGTGTGCTACGGCTTCAGCATGTTCATGGGCTTTAAGCGATGGAGGAAGTGA